The following proteins come from a genomic window of Brevibacillus antibioticus:
- a CDS encoding class I SAM-dependent methyltransferase yields the protein MLEWTGERIIPKLLKPTNGMLLEHIARYYFAAPYVKGRVLDIACGTGYGCHMIAKDRKRELTELIGVDNDEATIFYANREYNHQKITYQQGDALDPALPEQLGLFDTILSFETIEHVADDLLFMDNLYRMLKPGGTLVLSSPFGRGRGMQTSEPFHVHQLTQEEFVELFVRYSDVDIYYQRGVTFEKTPRDGVRYFIGMAVCTK from the coding sequence TTGCTGGAATGGACAGGGGAGAGAATTATCCCCAAGCTATTAAAACCTACGAATGGTATGCTACTGGAGCACATAGCCAGATATTATTTTGCCGCGCCTTATGTAAAAGGTCGAGTGCTGGATATCGCTTGCGGTACCGGCTATGGATGTCATATGATCGCAAAGGATCGAAAACGAGAGCTGACAGAACTGATCGGAGTCGACAACGATGAGGCGACGATCTTTTATGCCAATCGGGAATACAACCATCAAAAGATTACGTATCAGCAGGGTGACGCGCTTGATCCGGCGCTTCCCGAGCAATTGGGGTTGTTTGATACGATTTTGAGCTTTGAGACCATTGAGCATGTTGCAGACGATTTGTTGTTTATGGATAACTTGTATCGGATGCTGAAACCAGGTGGTACGCTCGTGCTGTCCAGTCCATTTGGCAGAGGGCGGGGCATGCAGACGAGTGAGCCCTTTCATGTTCATCAGTTGACGCAGGAAGAGTTCGTGGAGCTGTTTGTACGCTATTCTGATGTGGATATTTACTATCAGAGGGGCGTTACGTTTGAAAAAACACCTCGCGATGGCGTACGGTACTTTATCGGCATGGCAGTTTGTACGAAATAA
- a CDS encoding DEAD/DEAH box helicase: MEMAKLADFLGLGIHKELIDALQANGITEPTPIQEKAIPVVLEGKDVIAQAQTGTGKTLAFVLPILEKVDSQATHVQALILTPTRELALQITAEVKKLTEKLEDIHVLAVYGGQDVNQQLRKLARKIQVVIATPGRLLDHLRRGTIDLSQVSMFVLDEADQMLHMGFLPEVEDIMANTPFEKQTLLFSATMSEQVQSLAKRFMQKPENIKVQGKRITLEDIRQIAVETTDRAKQATLCSLLDEQRPFLAVIFCRTKRRASKLNAELQGLDYMSDELHGDLSQAKREDVMKRFRESRIQYLVATDVAARGLDVEGVTHVFNYDIPEDVDSYIHRIGRTGRAKEKGTAFTLVAGKDWGQLREIEEGINLSLERREMDRGESDGQKKQKPERERAEKADRRGDKQGRGKGKSAEGRQQGSRERRDGDGRRQAKGGSSERNSGKRERVEGRYESKAKGRDRAAGGFERKPKEGNRATTGGFEYKPKDGNRVTTGGFDRKPKDGNRATGGFDRKPKDGSRATGGTGRKPKEGNRAASGFDRKSSSSGKKPVSAQRSSARPNAKQGNRASTAPAKRTSRKKSR, encoded by the coding sequence ATGGAGATGGCGAAACTGGCTGATTTTTTGGGATTGGGAATACATAAGGAACTAATAGATGCTCTGCAAGCAAACGGGATTACCGAGCCTACACCGATTCAGGAAAAAGCAATTCCTGTTGTGCTGGAAGGAAAAGACGTAATCGCGCAAGCACAGACGGGAACCGGGAAGACACTCGCATTTGTTCTGCCGATCTTGGAAAAAGTGGATTCACAAGCGACGCATGTTCAGGCGTTGATTCTTACCCCTACGCGGGAGCTTGCCTTGCAAATTACGGCAGAGGTAAAGAAGCTGACGGAAAAGCTGGAAGACATCCATGTGCTCGCGGTTTATGGTGGACAAGATGTCAATCAGCAACTGAGAAAGCTGGCAAGAAAAATACAAGTGGTCATCGCGACACCGGGACGTTTGCTGGATCATCTGCGCAGAGGGACGATCGATTTATCGCAAGTTTCGATGTTTGTCCTGGATGAGGCGGATCAAATGCTTCATATGGGTTTTTTGCCTGAGGTAGAAGATATTATGGCAAATACGCCTTTTGAAAAACAGACCTTGCTGTTTTCGGCAACCATGTCGGAACAGGTGCAATCTCTTGCGAAGCGCTTTATGCAAAAGCCAGAAAACATCAAGGTGCAGGGCAAGCGAATTACGTTAGAGGATATTCGCCAAATTGCAGTGGAGACCACAGATCGTGCGAAGCAAGCTACGCTGTGCAGTCTGTTGGATGAACAACGGCCGTTTCTGGCGGTGATCTTTTGCCGAACAAAGCGCAGAGCCAGTAAGTTAAATGCAGAGCTGCAAGGTCTCGATTATATGTCTGACGAGCTGCACGGCGATTTGTCACAGGCGAAGCGCGAGGATGTCATGAAGCGATTCCGGGAGTCTAGGATTCAGTACTTGGTCGCAACAGATGTAGCAGCGCGCGGGCTTGATGTAGAAGGAGTCACACATGTTTTTAATTACGACATTCCAGAAGACGTAGACAGTTATATACACCGGATCGGCAGAACGGGACGAGCCAAGGAAAAAGGAACGGCTTTCACGTTGGTGGCAGGGAAGGATTGGGGGCAACTCAGGGAGATTGAAGAAGGGATCAATCTGTCTCTGGAGCGGCGTGAAATGGATCGCGGGGAATCGGATGGTCAGAAAAAGCAAAAGCCTGAGAGGGAGCGAGCCGAGAAAGCAGATCGGCGCGGCGACAAGCAGGGCAGAGGGAAAGGAAAGTCCGCTGAGGGAAGACAGCAAGGCTCTAGAGAGCGTCGTGATGGAGATGGACGACGTCAAGCAAAGGGTGGCAGTTCTGAGCGTAATTCAGGGAAACGTGAACGCGTAGAAGGTCGCTATGAGAGCAAGGCAAAGGGTAGAGACCGTGCAGCAGGCGGGTTCGAGCGCAAGCCGAAGGAAGGTAACCGAGCAACAACAGGTGGCTTTGAGTACAAACCAAAGGACGGTAACCGAGTAACAACAGGTGGTTTTGATCGTAAGCCAAAGGACGGTAACCGAGCAACAGGTGGCTTTGATCGTAAGCCGAAGGACGGTAGCCGAGCAACAGGCGGTACTGGACGCAAGCCGAAGGAAGGGAACCGTGCAGCAAGTGGTTTTGATCGCAAGTCGAGCAGTTCTGGCAAGAAGCCGGTAAGTGCTCAACGCAGCTCAGCACGCCCGAATGCAAAACAAGGCAATCGAGCAAGCACTGCTCCTGCAAAACGTACTTCTCGTAAAAAATCGAGATAG
- a CDS encoding sigma-54-dependent Fis family transcriptional regulator, giving the protein MSTIVQQSWKRCQESNLKATEKTNDQIISARRIKEIIQDNHPLIRESLPLFNKLAPFLLSTEHIALLSDREGNIIQTIGDPVFANQAQKVQLQIGANWTEDHKGTNAIGTALIAQQPIQVQGEQHYFLENRFLTCSAAPIFSSAGELLGIIDISTRKEYSHPFALTMACMIAEALQNRFLLSDAERVIALPASSSRGDSRGKLALVGLDRDERIVGLNEAAQQQLGAEALGTRVGAEQERASRNVKDHRPRFWSMAPKVQLKPFPRLAGSCPLFIQAKILGQKAAQVDFPVIIFGESGTGKELFAQMVHETGSRAHEPFIALNCSSIPENLIESELFGYESGSFTGAHREGRIGKFEAAKKGTIFLDEIGDMSLRAQAALLRVLQEKVVTPVGSNQYRPIYARIIAATHRNLSEEIKEGRFRADLYYRLKGVSIHLPSLKKRSDIIQVAEHLLQQIDTEQPYILTTEAKDKLCAYSWPGNIRELQGVLIQAVFLAEGDTIDCDHIQLEGLMEADTAESWDHAIPSLRETERKAIKKALENTGGNVSKAAKMLQIGRNTLYRKIEEYQIGAPINQEES; this is encoded by the coding sequence TTGTCGACGATTGTTCAGCAATCTTGGAAGCGCTGTCAGGAATCGAACCTCAAAGCTACGGAGAAGACCAATGATCAAATCATTTCTGCCCGGCGAATCAAAGAAATCATTCAAGATAATCACCCTCTGATTCGTGAAAGTCTCCCGCTTTTTAACAAGCTTGCTCCCTTTTTGTTATCGACGGAACACATCGCACTCTTGTCTGACCGGGAAGGAAATATTATTCAAACGATCGGGGACCCGGTCTTCGCTAACCAGGCACAAAAAGTACAATTGCAAATCGGAGCGAACTGGACAGAAGACCACAAAGGAACCAATGCGATTGGGACAGCACTGATCGCACAACAGCCGATTCAGGTGCAGGGAGAGCAACACTACTTTTTGGAAAATCGCTTTCTTACATGCTCAGCGGCACCTATTTTTTCATCTGCGGGTGAGCTGTTGGGCATCATTGACATTAGTACGCGAAAAGAATATTCCCATCCGTTTGCTCTAACAATGGCTTGCATGATCGCAGAGGCTCTACAAAACCGCTTTTTATTATCAGATGCGGAACGCGTGATTGCCTTACCAGCCTCATCAAGCCGAGGAGACAGTCGAGGAAAGCTGGCACTCGTCGGCTTGGATCGGGACGAGCGTATCGTGGGCCTTAATGAAGCCGCGCAACAGCAGCTCGGAGCGGAAGCCTTGGGAACAAGAGTAGGTGCGGAGCAAGAGCGTGCCAGTCGTAATGTGAAAGATCATCGCCCGCGGTTTTGGTCTATGGCACCCAAAGTACAGCTAAAGCCGTTTCCGCGTCTAGCTGGTTCATGCCCGCTCTTCATACAGGCAAAGATACTCGGACAAAAGGCAGCGCAGGTAGATTTTCCTGTGATCATTTTTGGGGAAAGCGGCACGGGAAAAGAGCTGTTCGCTCAAATGGTCCATGAGACAGGTTCGCGCGCGCATGAGCCTTTTATCGCGTTGAACTGCAGTTCAATTCCAGAAAATTTGATCGAGAGTGAATTGTTTGGATATGAAAGTGGGTCATTCACAGGGGCACATCGGGAAGGAAGGATCGGAAAGTTTGAAGCGGCGAAAAAAGGCACGATCTTTTTGGATGAGATCGGGGATATGTCTTTGCGTGCGCAAGCGGCACTTCTGCGCGTTTTGCAGGAAAAGGTCGTCACCCCGGTGGGGAGCAATCAATACCGCCCCATTTATGCGCGGATCATTGCCGCTACACATCGAAACCTGTCTGAGGAGATCAAGGAGGGACGTTTTCGGGCTGATCTGTACTACCGGCTCAAAGGGGTCTCCATTCATTTGCCGTCGTTGAAAAAGCGCAGTGATATCATCCAGGTGGCGGAGCATCTATTGCAGCAGATAGACACAGAACAACCGTACATACTGACCACCGAGGCAAAGGATAAGCTGTGTGCTTATTCATGGCCGGGCAATATCCGGGAACTGCAAGGCGTGCTGATTCAAGCGGTGTTTTTGGCAGAGGGGGACACCATTGATTGCGATCACATTCAGCTGGAGGGATTGATGGAAGCCGATACGGCTGAGTCTTGGGATCATGCCATTCCTTCATTGCGTGAAACAGAGAGAAAAGCGATCAAAAAGGCACTCGAGAACACTGGCGGTAATGTTAGTAAAGCGGCCAAAATGCTGCAAATCGGTCGAAATACCTTGTACCGCAAAATAGAAGAATACCAGATTGGAGCACCGATTAATCAGGAAGAGTCATAG
- the adh gene encoding aldehyde dehydrogenase, translated as MIYAQPGQTGSKVTFKNRYENYIGGNWVPPVKGEYFENVSPVNGKVFCEVARSSADDIELALDAAHEAKDAWGRTSVAQRANIMLKIADRMEANLEMLANAETWENGKPVRETLAADIPLAIDHFRYFAGAIRAQESTLAEIDNDTVAYHFHEPLGVVGQIIPWNFPLLMATWKLAPALAAGNCVVLKPAEQTPASIMVLMELIGDLLPPGVVNVVNGFGLEAGKPLASSNRIAKIAFTGETTTGRLIMQYASQNIIPVTLELGGKSPNIFFSDVAANDDAFFNKAIEGFVLFALNQGEVCTCPSRALIHESIYDQFMERALQRVANIKQGNPLDTDTMIGAQASLEQVEKILSYLDIGKQEGAECLIGGSRAQLAGDLEGGYYIQPTVFKGHNKMRIFQEEIFGPVVSVTTFKDTEEALAMANDTLYGLGAGVWTRDTNTAYRMGREIQAGRVWTNCYHAYPAHAAFGGYKMSGIGRETHKMMLSHYQQTKNLLVSYSDQALGFF; from the coding sequence ATGATCTATGCTCAGCCCGGCCAAACCGGTTCCAAGGTGACGTTCAAAAATCGTTATGAAAACTACATCGGGGGTAATTGGGTTCCGCCAGTGAAAGGTGAGTATTTCGAAAACGTGTCACCTGTAAATGGCAAGGTCTTTTGCGAGGTAGCCCGTTCGTCAGCCGATGATATTGAGCTGGCACTGGACGCTGCCCATGAGGCAAAAGACGCGTGGGGTCGTACCTCTGTTGCACAGCGCGCGAATATTATGTTAAAAATTGCGGATCGCATGGAAGCCAATCTGGAGATGCTGGCAAACGCAGAGACGTGGGAAAACGGCAAGCCCGTTCGTGAAACACTCGCGGCCGACATCCCGCTGGCGATTGACCATTTCCGTTACTTCGCCGGAGCGATCCGCGCACAAGAAAGTACACTCGCTGAAATCGATAACGATACGGTCGCTTATCATTTCCATGAGCCACTCGGTGTCGTTGGTCAAATTATTCCGTGGAACTTCCCGCTCCTCATGGCGACATGGAAGCTGGCTCCAGCCTTGGCTGCGGGCAACTGCGTCGTCCTCAAGCCAGCGGAGCAAACACCCGCTTCTATCATGGTACTGATGGAGCTGATCGGCGACCTGCTCCCTCCTGGCGTCGTTAACGTTGTGAATGGCTTCGGTCTGGAAGCGGGTAAACCACTTGCATCCAGCAATCGCATCGCAAAAATCGCCTTTACGGGTGAAACGACAACAGGGCGCTTGATCATGCAATACGCTTCCCAAAATATCATTCCGGTGACGCTGGAGCTGGGCGGAAAATCGCCAAACATCTTCTTCTCGGATGTAGCTGCAAATGACGATGCCTTCTTTAACAAAGCGATTGAAGGATTCGTACTGTTTGCGCTCAACCAAGGCGAGGTTTGCACATGCCCATCCCGTGCGCTCATTCACGAAAGCATTTACGACCAATTCATGGAGCGTGCCCTGCAACGCGTAGCCAATATCAAGCAAGGAAATCCGCTCGATACGGATACGATGATCGGCGCACAGGCTTCCTTGGAGCAGGTAGAAAAAATCCTCTCCTATCTGGATATCGGCAAACAAGAAGGAGCCGAATGCCTGATTGGCGGCTCTCGAGCACAGCTTGCAGGTGATCTCGAGGGCGGCTACTACATCCAGCCAACTGTCTTTAAAGGCCACAACAAGATGCGTATCTTCCAAGAGGAAATCTTCGGTCCGGTCGTCTCCGTAACGACCTTCAAGGATACAGAAGAAGCACTCGCTATGGCCAATGATACGCTGTATGGCTTGGGTGCTGGTGTATGGACACGCGACACGAACACAGCCTACCGCATGGGCCGCGAAATCCAGGCTGGTCGCGTATGGACCAACTGCTACCACGCTTACCCGGCTCACGCAGCGTTTGGCGGCTACAAAATGTCCGGTATTGGCCGCGAGACACACAAAATGATGCTGTCTCACTACCAGCAAACGAAAAACCTGCTGGTCAGCTACAGCGATCAAGCTCTGGGGTTCTTTTGA
- a CDS encoding sensor histidine kinase codes for MDTKSKNKRFAVPVLIVMIVSISLALLTMTDLYHKRENLQEDNYFQSPGFNRELETFADLVKKVHVDYADYTPGKLDEKTANELKKEHEDNLKSIQKDNAEEFSSRIRQATEDGNTDEVNRLKVEQKNSLQEQTAHEVDSWQERVKQAIADKDTAYEEQKNSLTLRSGSYRFYVTDKKNDRVYTNLGHYPSDDELNRHARFWINIPDTSPNPHGAVENISRTYQLNELSGIFYVPYSPDGYSQVHADALYYDSIRDRLIAEFVLLGGTLLILALCYWYLPASKALEVPLVAKSLALFRLIPLDIRMALLFVLGMIYLVMLASVRFFFLPVDGEHFFTLAFVSLFTAYLLLQFMEAWLMYNQPERFTQQWQKSICARQRVLLQESYANRGMFFKVSTLFILTVMFGISIVFAFVALFAGSGGLLILSFLYGMFYMVVVFPYTLRRLGLMNRIMHGASEMAGGNLNATIQKVQRGKLSDLAHSLNNITKGLKHAMEEQMKSERMKSELITNVSHDLKTPLTSIINYVNLLKQENLTPEERKSYVDVLDRKADRLRVLIDDLFDAAKMSSGAVELNIEQVNVASLLNQSIAEFSDKIEQSTLTFRVTTEQPKIVAPLDGKKTWRVFENLIGNALKYSMPNTRVLIHLAETQDEVILTFKNVSAYEIDFDAQELFERFKRADQSRHTEGSGLGLAIAKSIVELQGGKLSIDIDGDYFKVMVVFRKHA; via the coding sequence TTGGATACAAAATCGAAAAATAAACGCTTTGCGGTGCCCGTGCTCATTGTTATGATCGTGAGTATCTCGCTTGCTCTCCTAACGATGACCGATCTGTACCATAAACGCGAGAATCTCCAAGAGGATAATTACTTTCAAAGCCCAGGCTTCAATCGTGAATTAGAGACATTTGCTGATCTGGTGAAAAAGGTTCATGTAGATTATGCAGACTACACTCCAGGAAAGCTGGACGAGAAAACAGCGAATGAGCTCAAGAAAGAGCATGAGGACAATCTCAAATCCATCCAGAAGGATAACGCAGAGGAATTCTCGTCACGAATACGTCAAGCCACAGAAGATGGAAATACAGACGAAGTCAACAGACTAAAAGTCGAACAAAAAAACAGCCTGCAAGAACAAACCGCTCATGAGGTAGATAGTTGGCAAGAACGAGTGAAGCAAGCTATCGCTGATAAAGATACCGCATACGAGGAACAAAAAAACAGCCTTACACTGCGGTCCGGTTCCTACAGATTCTATGTCACCGATAAGAAGAACGACAGAGTTTACACCAATCTGGGTCATTACCCTTCTGACGATGAACTGAATCGACATGCTCGCTTCTGGATCAATATCCCGGACACCTCCCCCAATCCGCATGGAGCTGTCGAAAACATCAGTCGCACTTATCAACTAAACGAATTAAGCGGAATCTTTTATGTTCCATATTCCCCGGATGGATATAGTCAGGTCCACGCAGATGCGCTTTATTACGATTCCATTCGGGATCGATTGATTGCCGAGTTTGTCCTGCTCGGGGGCACGCTGCTCATCCTCGCACTCTGCTACTGGTATTTGCCAGCCAGCAAAGCGTTGGAAGTACCACTTGTAGCCAAAAGCCTAGCCCTGTTCCGACTGATTCCGCTGGATATCCGGATGGCGCTATTGTTCGTACTTGGAATGATATATTTGGTCATGTTGGCAAGCGTGCGCTTTTTCTTCTTACCAGTTGATGGGGAGCATTTCTTCACCCTTGCCTTCGTTTCGTTGTTTACCGCTTACCTGCTTCTACAATTCATGGAGGCATGGCTTATGTACAACCAACCCGAAAGATTTACGCAGCAGTGGCAAAAGAGTATCTGCGCCAGACAACGTGTCCTTCTTCAAGAAAGCTATGCCAATCGCGGCATGTTCTTTAAAGTATCCACGTTGTTCATCCTGACGGTCATGTTCGGAATAAGTATCGTTTTCGCATTCGTCGCCCTATTCGCAGGGTCTGGAGGCTTACTGATTCTCAGCTTTTTGTATGGCATGTTCTACATGGTTGTCGTTTTCCCATACACCCTACGCCGTTTGGGACTGATGAATCGCATCATGCACGGTGCCTCCGAAATGGCTGGAGGCAATCTGAACGCTACGATTCAGAAGGTACAAAGAGGAAAACTATCTGATCTCGCGCACTCTCTGAACAACATCACAAAGGGACTCAAGCACGCGATGGAAGAGCAGATGAAGAGCGAGCGCATGAAATCCGAATTGATCACCAATGTTTCTCATGATTTAAAAACACCGCTGACGTCGATTATCAACTACGTGAACCTGCTCAAACAAGAAAATCTGACGCCAGAGGAACGCAAGAGCTACGTCGATGTCTTGGATCGCAAAGCAGATCGACTGCGCGTTCTCATCGATGACCTGTTTGACGCAGCCAAAATGTCCAGCGGCGCGGTGGAACTGAATATCGAGCAAGTGAATGTAGCTTCCCTGCTCAACCAATCTATCGCAGAATTCAGTGATAAAATCGAGCAATCGACGCTCACCTTCCGCGTAACAACGGAACAGCCGAAGATCGTCGCCCCTCTAGATGGTAAGAAAACGTGGCGTGTATTCGAGAATCTGATTGGCAACGCTCTGAAGTATTCCATGCCGAATACACGCGTCCTGATCCATTTGGCAGAGACACAGGATGAGGTCATCCTGACGTTCAAAAATGTCTCCGCCTATGAAATCGACTTTGATGCACAGGAACTGTTTGAACGGTTCAAGCGCGCTGATCAATCCCGTCATACCGAAGGCTCTGGCCTCGGCTTGGCTATCGCAAAAAGTATCGTAGAATTGCAAGGCGGCAAGCTGTCTATCGATATTGATGGCGATTACTTCAAAGTCATGGTCGTATTCCGCAAGCACGCGTAA
- a CDS encoding DUF779 domain-containing protein encodes MSQPEKVLATDAALTLIERLHAKHGDLMFHQSGGCCDGSSPMCYPLGEFLVGEQDVLLGEIGGCPFYMGKAQYEYWKHTQLIIDVVNGRGGMFSLEGPEGVRFLTRSRVFSDTEPE; translated from the coding sequence ATGAGCCAGCCAGAAAAAGTGCTCGCGACAGATGCTGCACTGACATTAATTGAGCGGCTTCACGCCAAACACGGTGACCTAATGTTTCACCAGTCAGGGGGCTGCTGCGATGGCAGCTCCCCCATGTGTTACCCGCTCGGAGAATTTCTCGTGGGTGAGCAGGACGTTCTGTTGGGCGAGATCGGTGGCTGCCCGTTCTACATGGGCAAAGCGCAGTATGAGTATTGGAAGCATACGCAGCTCATCATTGACGTCGTGAATGGGCGTGGCGGAATGTTTTCGCTGGAAGGACCTGAGGGAGTACGCTTCCTCACACGTTCACGGGTATTTTCAGACACGGAACCGGAATAA
- a CDS encoding response regulator transcription factor, translating to MTKYQVLVVDDEEEIRDAIEIYLKNESMTVFKASNGQEALDVLEREDIQLILMDIMMPKMDGMTATFQIRQKKNIPIIMLSAKSEDTDKILGLNIGADDYVTKPFNPLELIARVKSQLRRFTNLGSAQMTEDELQVRGLTLNKSTKNVAIDGNEVRLTATEYKILELLMENKGRVFSIEEIYERVWREPYMNAENTVAVHVRRIREKIEINPKEPKYLKVVWGIGYKIEK from the coding sequence ATGACCAAATATCAAGTCCTCGTAGTCGACGACGAGGAAGAAATCCGCGATGCTATTGAAATCTATCTCAAAAATGAATCCATGACCGTATTCAAGGCTAGTAATGGACAGGAAGCGCTAGACGTACTGGAACGCGAAGATATCCAGCTCATCCTGATGGACATCATGATGCCAAAAATGGACGGAATGACCGCCACCTTTCAAATCCGGCAGAAAAAAAACATCCCGATCATCATGCTCTCTGCCAAATCAGAGGATACCGATAAAATCCTCGGGCTCAACATCGGTGCCGATGACTATGTGACGAAGCCTTTTAATCCCTTGGAGCTCATCGCCAGGGTCAAATCTCAGTTAAGACGTTTTACGAACCTGGGAAGCGCTCAAATGACAGAAGATGAGCTTCAGGTACGCGGCTTGACCTTGAACAAAAGCACGAAAAATGTAGCGATTGACGGTAACGAGGTTCGCCTGACCGCCACCGAATACAAAATCCTGGAGCTGTTAATGGAAAACAAGGGTCGGGTGTTTTCGATCGAGGAAATTTATGAACGGGTCTGGAGAGAGCCTTATATGAACGCGGAAAACACGGTGGCTGTCCATGTGAGGCGTATTCGGGAAAAAATAGAGATCAACCCGAAGGAACCTAAATACTTGAAGGTGGTATGGGGAATTGGATACAAAATCGAAAAATAA
- a CDS encoding HPr family phosphocarrier protein, producing the protein MIRMNLEVAVSGGLHARPASVLVNLLNQYSSSVKMIYNDKQANGKSILSVMALGVKTGDGIMFEVEGADEQEVAASIEALFERNFAI; encoded by the coding sequence TTGATCCGAATGAATCTGGAAGTAGCCGTGAGTGGAGGTCTCCATGCTCGCCCTGCTTCTGTCTTGGTGAACCTGCTCAATCAATACAGCTCGTCGGTCAAGATGATCTACAATGACAAGCAGGCGAATGGCAAAAGCATCCTCAGCGTAATGGCTCTGGGGGTAAAGACCGGAGATGGAATTATGTTTGAGGTGGAGGGGGCCGATGAGCAAGAAGTGGCTGCCAGTATTGAGGCCCTGTTTGAAAGGAACTTTGCCATCTAA
- the tnpA gene encoding IS200/IS605 family transposase yields MELDNNNHSVFSLYYHLVLVVKYRRNVLDDEISDYAKDMFVRISDGYNITLLEWNHDSNHVHVRFKAHPNTEMTKFINAYKSASSRLIKKDFPQVRKKLWKELSWSRSFCLLTPGGSPIEVIKKYIESQGMK; encoded by the coding sequence ATGGAATTGGACAATAACAACCACTCAGTATTCTCATTGTATTATCATTTGGTGCTTGTCGTGAAGTACAGAAGAAACGTATTGGATGACGAAATCTCTGATTACGCAAAAGATATGTTTGTGAGAATTTCCGACGGTTACAACATCACTCTCTTAGAATGGAATCACGATAGTAACCATGTCCATGTACGGTTCAAAGCTCACCCAAACACTGAAATGACAAAGTTCATCAACGCCTATAAGAGTGCGAGTTCTCGACTGATAAAGAAAGATTTCCCACAAGTAAGAAAAAAACTGTGGAAAGAATTGTCCTGGTCAAGAAGTTTCTGCTTACTTACACCGGGCGGATCTCCTATTGAAGTGATAAAGAAGTACATCGAAAGTCAAGGGATGAAGTGA
- a CDS encoding helix-turn-helix transcriptional regulator: MKNRIKEFREKGNISQGRLAELCKVSRQTINAIENNKYDPSLQLAFDLASNLGVTIDELFQPYSEE; encoded by the coding sequence ATGAAAAATCGAATAAAGGAATTTCGAGAAAAAGGGAACATCTCGCAAGGCAGGCTGGCTGAGCTGTGCAAGGTTAGCAGACAGACGATCAATGCGATCGAGAACAACAAATACGACCCGAGCCTACAATTGGCTTTTGATTTGGCGAGCAATTTAGGGGTAACGATTGACGAGCTGTTTCAACCATACAGTGAGGAGTGA